One Cryptomeria japonica chromosome 9, Sugi_1.0, whole genome shotgun sequence genomic window carries:
- the LOC131040501 gene encoding uncharacterized protein LOC131040501 → MVIKRPDSSTSLPLNTGLQIELVIKIIDNEDEISRVVVEFCADLLKKDTLLDSEAQNMLVDTIPKILSESQNHNLGAIPSKEEIRSVVFSFDGSKAPSPDGFPMFFFQHFLDVVGEDVSNTVKEFFGARSLLKELNSTFIVLIPNKQGVDSLDAFSPISLCKSFYKIISKVLTSRLLGVLPLLISRQQNGFVLGR, encoded by the coding sequence ATGGTGATAAAAAGACCAGATTCTTCCACATCTCTACCCTTAAACACAGGGCTACAAATAgaattggtgataaaaataattGACAATGAGGATGAAATAAGTAGAGTTGTTGTTGAGTTTTGTGCTGATCTTTTGAAGAAAGATACGTTGTTGGACTCGGAGGCTCAGAATATGTTGGTTGATACTATACCTAAAATTCTTTCTGAGAGCCAAAATCATAATCTTGGTGCCATTCCTTCTAAGGAGGAGATTAGgagtgttgtcttttcttttgatggtagtaAAGCTCCAAGTCCTGATggctttcctatgtttttctttcagcACTTTTTGGATGTGGTAGGGGAAGATGTGTCCAATactgttaaagaattttttggagctaGATCTCTATTGAAGGAATTGAATTCTACCTTCATTGTCCTCATTCCTAATAAGCAAGGAGTTGATTCTTTGGATGCTTTTAGCCCTATCAGCTTGTGCAAATCCTTCTACAAAATTATTTCCAAGGTCCTTACATCGAGGTTGTTGGGTGTTCTTCCTCTTCTAATTTCCCGTCAACAAAATGGCTTTGTGCTAGGAAGATAG